One Owenweeksia hongkongensis DSM 17368 genomic region harbors:
- a CDS encoding TolB-like translocation protein yields MKNLFKFSTLSLFAMLISCNGPGNPNAETTATDSTYEDGASGETKKSEIHYDSEKHLTNIRQLTNGGDNAEAYFSFDNSMAVFQSNYSEWGVECDQMFYFNIEDNNMMNERPKMLSTGKGRTTCAYFLPGDTSIVYASTHLGGENCPEEPSREQGYVWPIYNTYDIFVANLKGEITDTLTNHPGYDAEATVSPDGKKIVFTSDRSGDLELWTMNIDGSDQKQVTTGLGYDGGAFFSPDSKKLVFRSSRPQTAEEKQKYKDLLAQGLVMPSDMEIYVCNVDGSDLQKVTDLGNANWAPFFHPSGEKILFSSNHASEKGYPFNLYLINLDGTGLEQVSFDGVFDAFPMFSPDGKKLIFSSNRNNGGTRNTNLFIADWID; encoded by the coding sequence ATGAAGAACTTGTTCAAATTCTCTACACTTTCTCTTTTCGCCATGCTGATTTCATGCAATGGCCCGGGAAACCCAAATGCTGAAACCACCGCTACGGATTCTACTTATGAAGATGGCGCAAGTGGCGAAACCAAAAAAAGCGAAATACACTATGACAGTGAGAAGCACCTTACCAATATTCGTCAGCTGACTAATGGAGGCGACAATGCTGAAGCCTATTTTTCTTTTGACAATAGCATGGCTGTTTTTCAATCTAACTACAGCGAATGGGGTGTAGAATGTGATCAAATGTTTTACTTCAACATTGAGGATAACAACATGATGAACGAGCGCCCAAAAATGCTTAGTACAGGAAAAGGCCGTACCACCTGTGCCTATTTCCTTCCGGGAGATACCAGCATTGTGTATGCAAGTACACACCTTGGCGGTGAAAATTGCCCAGAAGAACCAAGCCGTGAGCAAGGTTATGTATGGCCGATTTATAATACCTACGACATTTTTGTAGCTAACCTTAAAGGTGAAATTACCGACACCTTGACCAACCACCCGGGCTACGATGCAGAAGCTACCGTTTCTCCTGATGGAAAGAAAATCGTGTTTACCTCTGATCGTTCTGGCGACCTTGAGCTATGGACTATGAACATTGACGGTTCTGATCAAAAGCAGGTAACTACAGGACTTGGCTATGATGGTGGAGCATTCTTTTCACCAGATAGTAAGAAATTAGTTTTCCGTTCTTCTCGTCCGCAAACAGCTGAAGAAAAACAGAAGTACAAAGATCTGCTAGCTCAAGGACTGGTAATGCCTAGTGATATGGAGATTTACGTTTGTAATGTAGATGGATCGGATTTGCAAAAGGTAACAGACCTTGGTAACGCAAACTGGGCGCCATTTTTCCACCCTTCCGGGGAAAAGATTTTGTTCTCTTCAAATCATGCTTCAGAGAAAGGATATCCATTCAACCTATATCTAATTAATCTGGACGGCACAGGTTTAGAGCAAGTATCTTTTGATGGTGTATTTGATGCCTTCCCAATGTTTAGCCCTGATGGAAAGAAACTAATCTTCTCCTCAAACAGAAACAACGGTGGCACAAGAAACACCAACCTGTTTATCGCAGACTGGATAGACTAA
- the yidD gene encoding membrane protein insertion efficiency factor YidD, which yields MDLLKKIISAPFILLVKIYQWTISPLLPNSCRHTPTCSQYTIEAIQIWGPLKGIWLGAKRLSKCHPWGTHGYDPVPQKHNKSK from the coding sequence TTGGATCTATTAAAAAAGATCATATCAGCGCCATTTATTCTATTGGTAAAAATTTACCAGTGGACTATTTCACCGCTACTTCCCAATAGTTGCCGACACACGCCCACTTGCTCTCAATACACTATTGAAGCGATTCAAATTTGGGGACCATTAAAAGGCATCTGGCTGGGAGCCAAAAGACTTTCAAAATGTCATCCGTGGGGAACTCATGGATACGACCCTGTTCCACAAAAACACAACAAATCAAAATGA
- the cysS gene encoding cysteine--tRNA ligase, with amino-acid sequence MALYEENDLYINNSLARKKEKFVPLNAPSVGMYVCGPTVYSDVHLGNCRTFISFDLVYRYLSHLGYKVRYVRNITDAGHLENDADEGEDKISKKARLESLEPMEIVQKYTLGFHDVLSKFNTIPPSIEPTATGHIVEQIEMIQKIIDAGLAYVENGSVYFDVEKYNTDNDYGKLSGRKIEELISGTRELDAQSEKRNPLDFAIWKKASPSHIQRWPSPWSIGFPGWHLECSVMSTKYLGEQFDIHGGGMDLKFPHHECEIAQNKASNGEDAVRYWMHGNMLTLNGQRMSKSTGNTLLPEELFSGNTDKLTKGFAPTVARFFMMQAHYGSQLDFSNDALLAAEKGFNRLMEGYKKLDKLQAGSAKTDFDVAKWRKACYAAMNDDFNSPILISQLFEAVRFINGADEKDCGLSADDLQLLKDTMSAFIFDVLGLQNMAEEKGGDKLDEVMNMLIEMRAKARADKDWALSDKIRDQLIAVGIQLKDGAEGTSYIIN; translated from the coding sequence ATGGCACTTTACGAGGAAAACGATCTGTATATCAATAATTCGCTTGCGCGAAAAAAGGAAAAGTTTGTACCGCTAAATGCTCCCAGCGTGGGGATGTATGTTTGCGGACCAACCGTTTACAGTGATGTTCACCTTGGCAATTGTCGCACCTTCATTTCCTTCGACCTTGTGTATCGTTACCTCAGCCATTTAGGCTATAAGGTTCGCTATGTGCGAAATATTACCGATGCCGGTCACCTGGAAAATGATGCCGATGAAGGTGAAGATAAGATTAGCAAAAAGGCCAGACTGGAGTCATTAGAACCCATGGAGATTGTGCAGAAGTACACTTTGGGTTTTCATGATGTACTGTCAAAGTTCAATACTATTCCGCCAAGCATAGAACCTACCGCTACCGGCCACATTGTGGAGCAAATTGAAATGATTCAAAAAATCATTGATGCTGGATTGGCTTATGTAGAAAACGGTTCTGTGTATTTTGATGTTGAGAAATACAATACCGACAATGATTACGGAAAACTATCTGGCCGTAAGATTGAAGAACTAATCAGTGGAACACGCGAATTAGACGCACAGTCTGAAAAGCGCAACCCACTCGATTTTGCCATTTGGAAAAAAGCTTCACCAAGCCACATCCAAAGATGGCCTTCTCCCTGGAGTATTGGTTTCCCCGGTTGGCACCTTGAGTGCTCTGTAATGAGCACCAAATATTTAGGTGAGCAGTTTGATATTCACGGTGGAGGAATGGACTTAAAGTTTCCACACCACGAATGTGAGATTGCTCAAAATAAAGCCAGTAATGGTGAAGATGCCGTTCGCTATTGGATGCACGGAAATATGCTTACCCTAAATGGGCAGCGTATGAGCAAATCTACTGGCAACACGCTACTTCCCGAAGAACTTTTCAGTGGAAACACGGACAAACTTACCAAAGGTTTTGCTCCCACCGTTGCTCGCTTCTTTATGATGCAAGCGCACTATGGCAGCCAGCTCGACTTTAGCAATGATGCTTTGCTTGCCGCAGAAAAAGGCTTCAACCGTCTGATGGAAGGTTATAAAAAACTAGATAAACTTCAGGCAGGTTCGGCTAAAACTGATTTTGATGTAGCAAAATGGCGCAAGGCTTGTTATGCTGCCATGAATGATGATTTCAATAGCCCTATTCTTATTTCACAGCTTTTTGAAGCCGTTCGTTTTATTAATGGAGCTGATGAAAAAGATTGTGGCCTAAGTGCTGATGACCTTCAACTATTAAAAGACACTATGAGTGCTTTTATTTTTGATGTTCTTGGCTTGCAAAATATGGCTGAAGAAAAAGGCGGTGACAAGCTGGACGAAGTAATGAACATGCTTATTGAAATGCGCGCAAAAGCTCGTGCCGATAAAGACTGGGCACTGTCTGACAAAATCCGTGACCAACTTATTGCGGTAGGTATTCAGCTAAAAGATGGAGCTGAAGGCACCAGTTATATCATAAATTAA
- the folE gene encoding GTP cyclohydrolase I FolE: MMDDAGDAHISGRAETPMRADAFDKSEAEKIESIRQNFENIMNTLGLDLTDDSLKGTPLRVAKMFVKEIFGGLDPAREPKASVFDNKYKYGEMLVEKNIVVYSTCEHHFLPIVGRAHVAYISNGTVIGLSKMNRIVDYFAKRPQVQERMTKQIVQALQVALGTDDVACVIDAKHLCVNSRGIRDIESSTVTAEFGGKFQEDSVKRDFLDYINMKTTFDA, from the coding sequence ATGATGGACGATGCCGGTGATGCGCACATTTCAGGAAGAGCTGAAACCCCTATGCGCGCTGACGCTTTTGATAAGTCTGAAGCGGAAAAGATTGAGTCTATCCGTCAGAATTTTGAAAATATAATGAACACCTTGGGACTTGATCTTACAGATGATAGCCTGAAAGGAACCCCACTTCGTGTGGCAAAAATGTTTGTTAAAGAAATTTTTGGAGGCCTTGATCCTGCAAGAGAACCCAAGGCAAGTGTATTTGACAACAAATACAAGTACGGTGAAATGTTGGTAGAGAAAAACATTGTCGTTTATTCTACCTGCGAGCATCACTTTTTGCCAATCGTTGGCCGTGCTCATGTAGCTTACATCAGCAATGGTACCGTGATTGGTCTTAGCAAAATGAACCGTATTGTAGATTATTTTGCAAAACGCCCACAAGTACAGGAGCGTATGACCAAGCAAATCGTACAAGCTTTGCAAGTAGCCTTGGGCACAGATGACGTAGCCTGTGTGATAGATGCCAAGCACCTTTGTGTAAACTCACGCGGTATCCGCGATATTGAAAGCAGCACCGTAACTGCAGAGTTTGGTGGTAAGTTTCAGGAAGATAGCGTGAAGCGTGATTTCTTGGATTATATAAACATGAAAACCACCTTCGATGCATAA
- a CDS encoding T9SS type A sorting domain-containing protein: protein MLRKLLFATAALLSLNSYSQCIADAGPDQHWCGALGGYSMPSLGNTPSASNGQAPYIYEWSIDPISISPTTTFFTSIFLDDTTSSNPQLIDFWGREITFFLKVTDANSSVCFDTVTVTSSTLTQHTDGYFVTINAGDSVKLYEPNVWSMFPIDSVLWRPNHGLTDSNAYRPWAKPTKDIVYYSTIWDSKGCTLTGTPFLYVFVNHLGNSEFEESQIDIYPTLLKAGESLTIHLSQNLFNARVEIHDLSGRKVFSAPLENKKSEFVLSSLPKGVYLCSISTEGKVITQKKIVLE from the coding sequence ATGCTTCGAAAACTACTCTTTGCAACCGCTGCTCTTTTGAGCTTAAACTCCTACTCACAATGCATCGCTGATGCCGGGCCAGATCAGCACTGGTGCGGTGCTTTAGGAGGTTATTCCATGCCTAGTTTGGGAAATACTCCATCGGCAAGCAATGGACAAGCCCCATATATTTACGAGTGGTCTATTGACCCAATTAGCATTTCTCCAACCACAACATTTTTCACCTCTATTTTCTTAGATGACACCACTTCTTCAAATCCTCAACTTATTGACTTTTGGGGAAGGGAAATAACATTTTTTTTAAAAGTTACTGATGCCAACAGCTCCGTTTGTTTTGACACCGTAACAGTTACATCGTCCACACTAACTCAGCATACTGACGGCTACTTTGTAACCATTAATGCTGGAGATTCAGTTAAACTGTACGAGCCAAATGTTTGGAGCATGTTTCCTATTGACTCAGTTCTCTGGCGTCCTAATCATGGATTAACTGACTCTAATGCCTATCGACCTTGGGCGAAGCCCACCAAAGACATTGTATACTATTCAACAATATGGGATTCAAAAGGCTGCACGTTAACAGGCACGCCTTTTCTTTATGTTTTTGTAAATCATCTTGGTAATTCTGAGTTTGAAGAATCTCAAATCGACATTTACCCAACTTTGCTAAAAGCCGGAGAAAGCCTAACCATTCATCTTTCTCAAAACCTCTTTAATGCCAGAGTAGAAATTCACGACTTATCTGGGCGAAAGGTTTTCTCCGCTCCATTAGAAAACAAAAAGTCTGAATTTGTGCTAAGTTCTTTACCGAAAGGGGTTTACCTGTGCTCAATAAGCACTGAAGGAAAGGTTATTACTCAAAAAAAGATTGTGCTTGAATAA
- a CDS encoding glycosyl hydrolase codes for MKKLFILLFSIVSAFGYSQDENKTILEKTSLSGLSFREVGPALTSGRIADIAVNPKNHNEYYVAVASGGVLKTVNNGVTFQPLFDSQGSYSIGCVTIDPSNENIIWVGTGENNNQRSVAYGDGVYKSTDGGQSWTNIGLKTSEHIGMIAIHPKFSNIVYVAAYGPVWSAGGERGVYKSTDGGKNWERILNVSENTGFNEVHMDPRNPEVLYATAHQRRRHVWTYVSGGPESAIYKSEDAGKTWNKLENGIPGGDKGRIALSIHPANPDHVYAMVEGHGFYRSTNRGASFHFMNDYNTSGNYYVELVPHPVDVNTLYSLDTYTHVTHDGGKSWEKIALEKRHVDDHCLWIDPDQTDHMIIGGDGGLYETFDNAANWDFKPNLPVTQFYRVTVDNAEPFYNIYGGTQDNFSLGGPSRTINKSGITNADWFVTQTGDGFESQIDPVDPNIIYAQYQYGGLSRFDKKSGEKVGIKPMEGKDDDALRWNWDAPLLISPHNHKRLYFAANKVYKSEDQGNSWELISEDLSQQIDRHTLPVMGKIQSVDAIAYDQSTSQYGNIVALDESPLKEGLLYVGTDDGLIQVSEDGGENWSKVSSFPGVPQNTYVNAVIASLHDENTVFAVFNNHKNGDFKPYVLKSTNRGKSWTSITANLPERGSAYAIRQDHVNKDLLFVGTEFGLHFSNDGGKEWKQLKAGLPTVAVRDIDIQKRENDLVLATFGRGFYVLDNYAPLREIKKDVLEEDKHFFDIKDALVFMEASPLGYGSVGFQGASYYSAPNPEIGATFTYYIKEAPKSLSGQRKEMEKEKIKNNEQLSYPSIDELRAEDREEKSYMLFVISDDQGNEINRMTKAVSAGVQRINWDGTYSSFAELNSDGSPMTNPSSSHLALPGTYSIEAFMVNDGKVSPYFEKKSFKLNWLNNNTFVTETPAELLAFQKDVEQLRRKVNGLRQYKNKLSKDIDKLKAAARNTPGADVYTLDSLRSLDYQLAEIDIIFSGDRSLSKREFETKPSINSRLGSVYWYSFSSTSTPSGSQKANFQIASEQYNELRQQIGDVATKVNSIKDNLIESGAPYLGDELPE; via the coding sequence ATGAAAAAACTGTTTATCCTTCTATTTTCTATTGTTTCCGCTTTTGGCTATAGCCAAGATGAAAACAAAACCATCTTGGAAAAAACTTCATTAAGCGGCCTTTCCTTTCGGGAAGTTGGCCCGGCACTTACTTCAGGCCGTATTGCTGATATTGCTGTAAACCCAAAGAATCACAATGAATATTACGTAGCTGTTGCCAGCGGTGGTGTGTTGAAAACTGTAAATAACGGAGTTACTTTTCAGCCTCTATTTGACAGCCAAGGCTCCTACTCTATAGGCTGTGTAACTATAGATCCGAGCAATGAAAATATAATTTGGGTAGGAACTGGTGAAAACAACAATCAGCGCAGTGTGGCCTATGGTGATGGCGTATATAAAAGCACCGATGGCGGCCAAAGCTGGACAAATATTGGACTCAAAACTTCCGAGCACATCGGTATGATTGCCATTCATCCTAAGTTTTCAAACATAGTATATGTTGCAGCTTACGGCCCTGTGTGGAGCGCTGGTGGCGAAAGAGGAGTTTATAAAAGTACCGATGGTGGAAAGAATTGGGAGCGTATTCTCAATGTTTCAGAAAATACGGGTTTCAATGAAGTCCACATGGATCCAAGAAACCCAGAAGTGCTTTATGCTACAGCGCACCAGCGCAGACGCCATGTTTGGACCTATGTTTCAGGTGGCCCTGAATCTGCAATCTACAAAAGTGAAGATGCCGGAAAAACTTGGAATAAATTAGAAAATGGAATTCCCGGAGGAGACAAAGGCCGTATTGCTTTGAGCATTCACCCTGCCAACCCAGATCACGTTTATGCCATGGTTGAGGGTCATGGGTTTTACCGCTCTACCAATCGTGGCGCTTCATTCCATTTTATGAATGACTATAACACTTCCGGAAATTATTATGTAGAATTGGTGCCTCACCCTGTTGATGTAAACACCCTTTATAGTCTGGATACTTATACCCATGTAACACATGATGGCGGAAAAAGCTGGGAAAAAATAGCTCTAGAAAAACGCCATGTGGATGATCATTGTCTATGGATTGATCCTGATCAAACTGACCACATGATTATCGGTGGTGATGGTGGACTGTATGAAACCTTTGATAATGCCGCGAATTGGGATTTTAAACCCAACCTTCCTGTCACTCAATTTTACCGTGTAACGGTCGACAATGCCGAACCATTTTACAACATCTATGGCGGAACTCAGGACAACTTCAGCTTGGGCGGGCCTTCACGAACTATTAATAAGAGTGGAATCACCAATGCAGATTGGTTTGTAACCCAAACAGGTGATGGCTTTGAAAGCCAGATTGACCCCGTAGATCCTAATATTATCTATGCCCAATATCAGTATGGTGGGCTTTCTCGCTTTGACAAAAAGAGTGGTGAAAAAGTAGGCATCAAGCCGATGGAAGGAAAAGATGATGATGCCCTGAGATGGAACTGGGATGCGCCACTTTTAATTTCACCTCACAACCACAAGCGACTATATTTTGCCGCCAACAAAGTTTACAAAAGTGAAGACCAAGGTAACAGCTGGGAACTTATAAGCGAAGACCTAAGCCAGCAAATTGACAGACATACTTTACCCGTAATGGGCAAAATTCAAAGTGTGGATGCCATTGCTTATGACCAGTCTACTTCGCAATACGGAAATATTGTAGCTCTTGACGAATCACCTTTGAAGGAAGGGCTCCTATATGTAGGGACTGATGATGGCCTGATTCAAGTTTCTGAAGATGGAGGCGAAAACTGGAGCAAAGTTTCAAGTTTTCCTGGTGTACCCCAAAACACCTATGTGAATGCAGTGATTGCTTCTTTGCATGATGAAAACACCGTGTTTGCGGTATTCAACAACCACAAAAATGGTGACTTCAAACCGTATGTATTGAAAAGCACTAACCGTGGAAAAAGCTGGACTAGCATTACTGCAAATCTCCCAGAAAGAGGCTCGGCTTATGCCATTCGTCAGGATCACGTAAATAAGGATTTACTCTTTGTAGGAACAGAATTTGGCCTTCACTTTAGCAATGATGGCGGCAAAGAATGGAAGCAACTAAAAGCAGGTCTTCCTACAGTTGCCGTTCGCGACATTGATATTCAAAAACGTGAAAACGATTTAGTACTTGCCACCTTTGGTCGTGGTTTTTATGTATTAGATAATTATGCACCACTTCGAGAAATCAAGAAAGATGTATTGGAAGAAGACAAACACTTTTTTGACATCAAAGATGCGCTCGTATTTATGGAAGCTTCGCCACTCGGTTATGGGAGTGTAGGTTTTCAAGGAGCATCTTATTACAGCGCTCCAAACCCGGAAATAGGTGCCACTTTTACCTATTATATTAAGGAAGCACCAAAATCCCTGAGTGGTCAGCGAAAGGAAATGGAGAAAGAGAAAATCAAGAATAATGAGCAGCTTTCATACCCTAGCATTGATGAACTAAGAGCCGAAGATCGTGAAGAAAAAAGCTATATGCTTTTTGTAATTTCTGATGACCAAGGCAATGAAATCAACCGCATGACCAAAGCTGTTTCGGCTGGTGTGCAGCGCATCAATTGGGACGGAACTTACAGCAGTTTTGCTGAATTAAACAGTGATGGCTCACCCATGACCAATCCTTCATCTTCACACCTGGCCTTACCTGGCACTTATAGCATTGAAGCATTTATGGTAAATGATGGAAAAGTGTCACCTTATTTTGAAAAGAAAAGCTTTAAGCTAAACTGGCTAAATAATAACACTTTTGTTACCGAAACTCCTGCTGAACTTTTGGCTTTTCAAAAAGATGTAGAACAGCTACGTAGAAAAGTGAATGGATTGCGTCAGTATAAAAACAAACTTTCTAAAGATATTGATAAACTAAAAGCTGCCGCTAGAAACACACCTGGTGCTGATGTTTACACATTAGATAGCCTTAGAAGTTTGGACTACCAACTAGCTGAGATTGACATTATTTTTAGCGGAGACAGAAGTCTTTCGAAACGTGAGTTTGAAACCAAACCTTCTATAAACAGCCGTTTGGGAAGCGTGTATTGGTATTCTTTCAGCAGCACCTCAACCCCTTCGGGAAGTCAAAAGGCTAACTTTCAAATTGCCAGTGAACAATATAATGAGCTTCGCCAGCAAATTGGAGATGTAGCAACAAAGGTTAATTCTATAAAGGACAATCTCATTGAAAGTGGAGCGCCTTATTTAGGTGATGAATTGCCTGAATAA
- a CDS encoding OmpP1/FadL family transporter: MKKAHLILMLAAGSFGLSAQSIDHLSLFSGTDLHGTPRYVSMGGAFTALGNDMSALHINPASGGVYRNDNFSFTLGFQNRGSETSFLGNNQEFNDFNFMLENIGLVKKFGSKGKYFFSLSYQKQADFSNFYSVSGVNRYNIDANGLETGVTLGEYWLDAANPNYRFNTNSLGFTSNELAQQGFLEEASSLGTVLLTDTNGYASIYDYWPDDATDINYRVEETGGRNEFALNLGGNFEDKFYYGIGIGFTSLNYRRIATLSESGYADSSYVVESIVNYRNEVDASGINLKLGFIYRPVQALRIGASLETPTWWYRVDEMQSVSVDAIAFDNTQFIGTEYLIDDIRYSIKSPMIARAGAAVVLGKHVIVSADYEYTNSQNLTLSERDGYDYSGFQADWETASQSTHGLKGGVELRFSSLYLRGGYQYRTSFFKEQFEYESDRSVYAFGIGYKSGSMGIDLGYSLAKYTTRPIVHNALAYGFDTTAQTPEDGALEGYDNDRATLTNTTQKGNFLIGLNFSF, encoded by the coding sequence ATGAAAAAAGCTCATTTAATACTAATGCTTGCCGCTGGGTCTTTTGGACTCAGCGCGCAGAGCATTGATCATCTAAGTCTTTTCAGCGGAACAGACTTACATGGCACACCGAGATATGTAAGTATGGGTGGTGCTTTTACAGCACTCGGGAACGACATGAGTGCCTTACACATCAATCCAGCCTCAGGTGGTGTTTACCGAAATGATAACTTCTCTTTTACCCTAGGTTTTCAAAATCGCGGATCTGAAACTTCATTTTTAGGAAACAATCAGGAATTCAATGATTTCAACTTTATGTTGGAAAACATTGGTTTAGTGAAAAAATTTGGCTCCAAAGGCAAATACTTTTTTAGCCTTAGCTATCAAAAACAAGCTGATTTTAGCAACTTCTATTCTGTGTCTGGGGTAAACAGATATAATATTGATGCCAACGGATTAGAAACAGGAGTAACACTTGGTGAATACTGGTTAGATGCTGCTAATCCAAATTATCGATTTAATACAAACTCTCTTGGATTTACATCAAATGAACTTGCACAGCAAGGTTTCCTTGAAGAAGCTTCCTCATTAGGAACTGTGCTCCTAACTGACACCAACGGTTATGCCTCTATTTATGACTACTGGCCAGATGATGCTACAGATATAAATTACAGAGTTGAAGAGACTGGCGGCCGCAATGAATTTGCACTAAACCTTGGAGGGAATTTTGAAGACAAATTCTACTACGGGATTGGCATTGGATTTACCAGCCTAAATTACAGGCGCATTGCTACATTGTCAGAATCCGGATATGCAGATTCTAGTTACGTGGTAGAAAGCATTGTAAATTACCGGAATGAAGTGGACGCCTCAGGTATTAACTTAAAGTTAGGTTTCATATACCGACCTGTGCAAGCCCTTAGAATTGGGGCCTCTCTTGAAACACCAACCTGGTGGTATCGAGTTGATGAAATGCAGAGCGTAAGCGTAGACGCGATAGCATTTGACAACACTCAATTTATCGGTACAGAATATCTTATAGATGATATCCGATATTCTATAAAATCGCCAATGATAGCGAGAGCAGGAGCTGCAGTTGTATTAGGAAAGCATGTAATAGTGAGCGCTGACTATGAATACACAAATAGTCAAAACCTTACATTGAGCGAACGTGATGGCTATGACTACTCAGGTTTTCAAGCGGATTGGGAAACCGCCAGCCAAAGCACCCACGGCCTGAAAGGTGGCGTAGAGTTAAGGTTTAGCTCCCTTTATTTAAGAGGTGGTTATCAGTATCGCACCTCTTTTTTCAAAGAACAGTTTGAGTATGAGTCCGACAGAAGTGTGTATGCATTTGGAATTGGATACAAAAGCGGATCAATGGGGATTGACCTAGGCTACAGCCTTGCAAAATACACTACTCGCCCCATCGTTCACAATGCCTTAGCCTATGGATTTGACACCACTGCCCAAACTCCAGAAGATGGCGCGCTTGAAGGTTATGACAATGATCGAGCTACCTTGACGAACACCACTCAAAAAGGAAACTTTCTTATAGGTCTTAATTTTAGCTTTTAA
- the proS gene encoding proline--tRNA ligase translates to MAKNLTTRSEDYSKWYNELVVKADLAENSAVRGSMVIKPYGYAIWEKMQAELDRKFKETGHENAYFPLFIPKSYFSKEASHVDGFAKECAVVTHYRLKNAEDGSGVVVDENAKLEEELIVRPTSETIIWDTYKNWIQSYRDLPILVNQWANVVRWEMRTRLFLRTAEFLWQEGHTAHATREEAIAEAEQMHDVYAEFAESFMAMPVIKGVKSTNERFAGALETYTIEALMQDGKALQAGTSHFLGQNFAKAFDVKFATKEGTQEYVWATSWGVSTRLMGALVMTHSDDNGLVLPPKLAPFQVVIVPIYKGEEQLDQISEKVKVIKAELEASGVSVKYDNRDTHKPGWKFNEYELKGVPLRIGIGPRDLANETVELARRDTLTKEVVNLGDLTRTVQERLGEIQKNLFDKAKNFRAENTHQVNTWDEFVDVIENKGGFVEAHWDGTPETEDKIKDLTKATIRCIPNDSVEEEGKCVLTGNPSIRRVLFAKAY, encoded by the coding sequence ATGGCTAAAAATCTTACAACCCGCAGTGAGGACTATTCTAAATGGTACAATGAGTTAGTAGTAAAAGCTGACCTTGCCGAAAATTCGGCAGTGCGCGGATCGATGGTGATAAAGCCTTACGGCTACGCCATTTGGGAGAAAATGCAGGCCGAGCTTGATCGTAAGTTCAAGGAGACCGGTCATGAAAATGCGTACTTCCCATTATTTATACCTAAATCTTATTTTTCAAAAGAGGCTTCTCATGTAGATGGCTTTGCTAAAGAGTGTGCGGTAGTAACGCATTACAGACTGAAAAATGCAGAAGACGGCAGCGGTGTAGTTGTAGATGAAAATGCTAAGCTTGAAGAAGAGTTGATAGTAAGGCCAACTTCAGAAACTATTATTTGGGATACCTATAAAAACTGGATTCAGAGCTACCGTGACTTACCTATTTTGGTAAATCAGTGGGCAAACGTGGTACGATGGGAAATGCGTACTCGCTTGTTTTTGCGTACAGCAGAATTTCTCTGGCAGGAAGGTCACACAGCGCATGCTACTCGTGAAGAAGCGATAGCTGAGGCTGAACAAATGCATGATGTGTATGCAGAGTTTGCTGAGAGTTTTATGGCTATGCCTGTTATAAAAGGAGTGAAGAGTACTAATGAACGCTTTGCTGGAGCTTTAGAAACGTATACGATTGAGGCTTTGATGCAGGACGGCAAAGCACTTCAAGCTGGTACAAGTCATTTTTTGGGTCAAAACTTTGCTAAAGCTTTTGATGTGAAATTTGCTACCAAAGAAGGAACTCAGGAATATGTGTGGGCAACTTCATGGGGTGTTTCTACCCGACTTATGGGAGCTTTGGTAATGACACATTCGGATGATAACGGATTGGTACTCCCTCCTAAGTTAGCACCTTTTCAGGTGGTAATTGTACCCATATATAAAGGAGAAGAGCAGCTGGATCAAATTTCTGAAAAAGTAAAAGTGATAAAAGCTGAGCTGGAAGCTTCTGGTGTGAGTGTAAAATATGACAATAGAGATACGCATAAGCCAGGCTGGAAATTCAATGAATATGAATTGAAAGGTGTGCCATTGAGAATTGGCATCGGGCCACGCGATTTGGCGAATGAGACTGTAGAATTGGCACGTAGAGATACTTTGACCAAGGAAGTGGTGAATTTGGGCGATTTAACACGTACCGTTCAGGAAAGATTGGGAGAGATTCAAAAGAACCTTTTTGATAAAGCAAAGAATTTCAGAGCAGAAAATACGCACCAGGTAAACACTTGGGATGAATTTGTAGATGTAATTGAAAACAAAGGAGGCTTTGTAGAGGCGCATTGGGATGGAACCCCAGAAACAGAAGACAAGATAAAAGACCTTACCAAAGCTACTATTAGGTGTATTCCTAATGATAGTGTGGAGGAAGAAGGAAAGTGCGTGCTTACCGGAAATCCATCCATTCGTAGGGTACTATTTGCAAAAGCATATTAA